One genomic segment of Salinigranum rubrum includes these proteins:
- a CDS encoding uS10/mL48 family ribosomal protein, translated as MTFVTKLSLESGDRAVLEETVTDIKQFLERKGAECRGPFNDPPQHLSVPQYRNLSPGDRFSPWDYPVYSRRLEIHGNDHIARQIGHRDFPPSLHVEIEVEHRKPAGHRRS; from the coding sequence ATGACCTTCGTCACGAAACTCTCGCTCGAGAGCGGCGACCGGGCCGTCCTCGAGGAGACCGTTACCGACATCAAGCAGTTCCTCGAGCGGAAGGGCGCGGAGTGTCGCGGCCCGTTCAACGACCCGCCGCAGCACCTCTCGGTGCCGCAGTACCGCAACCTCTCCCCCGGCGACCGGTTCTCCCCGTGGGACTATCCGGTGTACTCGCGCCGTCTCGAAATCCACGGGAACGACCACATCGCTCGTCAGATCGGCCACCGCGACTTCCCGCCCAGCCTCCACGTCGAAATCGAGGTCGAACACCGAAAACCGGCCGGCCACCGCCGCTCCTGA
- a CDS encoding Na+/H+ antiporter NhaC family protein, whose translation MSDQPSGVDGTDEGTRLTFRGGPAASAVPVAFFVVWAVVQSGLLGIGDTTGLVVGMLLGLIVGLFFVRGDWKEYADVVFDGMTKRVAATAIVAWLWAGMFAATIQTGGFVDGLVWAASVVDVGAALFPAVTFLLAALLATGIGTGYGTAIAFTALVFPAGVLLGASPVLLFGAILSGAVFGDNLAPVSDTTIVSAVTQDADIGGVVASRFKYAIVAAVLAFVGYLVAGPAMAGTPLEGAAGITEAARPLGLVHLLSIGVVIGTAISGRHIVEAVSWGLLLSIALNLVLDLAPAAGMLVFRAPESAGVARSLDAVPLVGSVITLVPTTESGVGGSLYSGAAGFFPLIVLVLLIVAGAEVMQRGGGFDAVQSFLLERVATSVRRAETTMVLGTATVNAAITINTAAEIAIAPYISRIGTRFNINGYRRANILDANTSALGYIFPWGGGVLAGFTAMQGLPGEYEWFTSAMLVNPASVWPFVFHGWFLVGVFLLAAWTGYGREYVSDRRSGR comes from the coding sequence ATGAGCGACCAACCCAGCGGAGTCGACGGAACCGACGAAGGGACGCGTCTGACGTTCCGCGGCGGTCCCGCGGCGAGTGCGGTGCCGGTGGCGTTCTTCGTCGTGTGGGCGGTGGTCCAGAGCGGCCTGCTCGGAATCGGCGACACCACCGGCCTCGTCGTGGGGATGCTCCTCGGCCTCATCGTCGGCCTCTTCTTCGTCCGCGGCGACTGGAAGGAGTACGCCGACGTGGTGTTCGACGGCATGACGAAACGGGTGGCGGCGACGGCCATCGTCGCGTGGCTCTGGGCGGGGATGTTCGCCGCCACCATCCAGACGGGCGGGTTCGTCGACGGCCTCGTCTGGGCCGCGTCCGTCGTCGACGTGGGCGCGGCGCTGTTCCCCGCGGTCACCTTCCTCCTCGCGGCGCTGCTCGCGACCGGCATCGGGACGGGCTACGGGACGGCCATCGCCTTCACGGCGCTCGTCTTCCCGGCGGGCGTCCTTCTGGGCGCCTCGCCGGTGCTGCTGTTCGGCGCCATCCTCTCGGGGGCGGTGTTCGGCGACAACCTCGCGCCCGTCTCCGACACGACCATCGTCTCGGCGGTCACGCAGGACGCCGACATCGGCGGCGTCGTCGCCTCGCGGTTCAAGTACGCCATCGTTGCCGCCGTCCTCGCGTTCGTCGGGTACCTCGTCGCCGGGCCGGCGATGGCCGGGACGCCACTGGAGGGTGCGGCGGGCATCACCGAGGCGGCCCGCCCGCTCGGCCTCGTCCACCTCCTCTCCATCGGTGTGGTCATCGGGACGGCCATCAGCGGGCGGCACATCGTCGAGGCCGTCTCGTGGGGGTTGCTTCTCAGCATCGCGCTCAACCTCGTGCTCGACCTCGCGCCGGCCGCCGGGATGTTGGTGTTCCGCGCGCCCGAGTCGGCGGGGGTCGCCCGGTCGCTCGACGCGGTCCCCCTCGTGGGGAGCGTCATCACGCTCGTTCCCACGACCGAGTCGGGTGTCGGTGGCTCGCTGTACTCGGGCGCGGCGGGGTTCTTCCCGCTCATCGTCCTCGTCCTCCTCATCGTCGCCGGCGCGGAGGTGATGCAGCGGGGCGGCGGCTTCGACGCCGTCCAGTCGTTCCTGCTCGAACGGGTGGCGACCAGTGTTCGAAGAGCGGAGACGACGATGGTGCTCGGGACCGCGACGGTCAACGCCGCCATCACCATCAACACCGCGGCGGAGATCGCCATCGCGCCGTACATCTCCCGTATCGGGACCCGGTTCAACATCAACGGCTACCGACGGGCGAACATCCTCGACGCCAACACCTCGGCGCTGGGGTACATCTTCCCGTGGGGCGGCGGCGTGCTCGCGGGCTTCACCGCCATGCAGGGACTGCCCGGCGAGTACGAGTGGTTCACGTCGGCGATGCTGGTCAACCCGGCGTCGGTTTGGCCGTTCGTCTTCCACGGCTGGTTCCTCGTCGGCGTGTTCCTCCTCGCCGCGTGGACCGGCTACGGTCGGGAGTACGTCAGCGACCGCCGCTCGGGGAGGTGA
- a CDS encoding DUF7513 family protein, which translates to MSLLETIRSAVTFRTATPGFEPGEEFTAYVTGTNESGVVVRIGDSKLHIRDADHALLDEQVRLRVRSFDSASHEGEAELLSVVGAD; encoded by the coding sequence ATGAGCCTCCTGGAGACGATACGTTCGGCCGTCACCTTCCGGACGGCGACGCCCGGCTTCGAACCGGGCGAGGAGTTCACCGCCTACGTCACGGGGACGAACGAGTCCGGCGTCGTCGTCCGCATCGGCGACTCGAAGCTTCACATCCGCGACGCCGACCACGCGCTGCTCGACGAGCAGGTTCGGCTCAGGGTTCGGTCGTTCGATTCGGCGTCACACGAGGGAGAGGCCGAACTCCTCTCGGTCGTCGGGGCGGACTGA